A region from the Lysobacter sp. BMK333-48F3 genome encodes:
- a CDS encoding FKBP-type peptidyl-prolyl cis-trans isomerase, which produces MPVRRVGLALAMALAGCTPASKAPPAAATAAMPAAALTATELSDDKARISYVVGRDFARSIEPIRGELDPQVVLRAIRDAQVGAKPLFDEAQSRSIREGFSAALRDKQDRAQRALAARNLESGEVFLRRNAGVAGVRGTASGLQYQVLKEGKGARPKPSDTVRVNYIGRLPDGSKFESTYDTDHPAEFVLDRVMPGWTEGVQLMTPGSQYRFWVPSKLAYGERGVPGQIEPNTVLDFEIELLEIAGAGAGGTGAAE; this is translated from the coding sequence ATGCCCGTTCGCCGCGTCGGACTCGCGCTTGCGATGGCGCTGGCCGGCTGCACGCCCGCATCGAAAGCGCCGCCGGCAGCGGCGACCGCGGCGATGCCGGCCGCCGCGCTGACCGCGACCGAACTGAGCGACGACAAGGCGCGCATCAGCTACGTGGTCGGCCGCGATTTCGCCCGCAGCATCGAGCCGATCCGCGGCGAACTGGATCCGCAGGTCGTGCTGCGCGCGATCCGCGACGCCCAGGTCGGCGCCAAGCCGCTGTTCGACGAAGCGCAAAGCCGCTCGATCCGCGAGGGTTTCAGCGCCGCGTTGCGCGACAAACAGGACCGGGCGCAACGCGCGCTGGCGGCGCGCAACCTGGAAAGCGGCGAGGTCTTCTTGAGGCGCAATGCCGGCGTCGCCGGCGTGCGCGGCACCGCCTCGGGCCTGCAGTACCAGGTATTGAAGGAGGGCAAGGGCGCGCGTCCCAAGCCCAGCGACACGGTGCGGGTGAACTACATCGGCCGTCTGCCCGACGGCAGCAAGTTCGAGAGCACCTACGACACCGATCATCCGGCCGAGTTCGTCCTCGACCGGGTCATGCCCGGTTGGACCGAAGGCGTGCAGCTGATGACGCCCGGCAGCCAATACCGATTCTGGGTGCCGTCCAAGCTTGCTTACGGCGAACGCGGCGTGCCCGGGCAGATCGAACCCAACACCGTGCTCGACTTCGAGATCGAGCTGCTCGAAATCGCCGGCGCCGGCGCCGGCGGCACTGGCGCCGCCGAATAG
- a CDS encoding DNRLRE domain-containing protein, with translation MNLILQRAPIGVAIAAALIGALAGAPAQAAQRTLQLSEDSTHSKPVQAAKGTPLAAAATPGQVCETGAKWLRLGFKELKLSGYDSLVLTSSGGDKLVFEGRHWNERSFTTRALRGECVDIKPYFSQPDSRVQLDRYDYSAVPLNLASVVVAGAGDICDTSGSACQGTSDLIVSINPTAVFTAGDNAYNSGTLSEFNNRYAPTWGRFKALTSPSPGNHEYYTSGASGYFDYFNGVGNQTGPAGDRSKGYYSWDVGDWHFIALNTMTGGTVSSTQINWLKADLAANTKPCTAAYFHHPLLSRGSYSGYSQVKPFWDALYAAKADLVLVGHDHNYQRYAKMNPSQQAAADGIRQVLVGTGGRAFYDISGSHSLLEASNDSTHGVLKLTLTATGYTGNFVPRAGSSYTDQFSGTCNKNSTPPSSLTLNAVRDVTVKSGGSRVNTSVLYADGSDGGQQLRGLMGWNVSSAAGLNLQSAQLKLQVVDRSTGTYDLYQVATAWTESNATYSGASLGSKLGSFVPSATGTQYLNLNATGLQLVKNWANGSVANNGVILVPASGVSDGVDWSSREGANAPQLLLTYTP, from the coding sequence GTGAACCTCATCCTCCAGCGCGCGCCGATCGGCGTCGCGATCGCCGCCGCCTTGATCGGCGCCCTCGCCGGCGCGCCGGCGCAGGCCGCCCAGCGCACCCTGCAGCTGTCCGAGGACAGCACCCACAGCAAGCCGGTGCAGGCGGCCAAGGGCACGCCGCTGGCGGCCGCGGCGACGCCCGGCCAGGTCTGCGAAACCGGCGCCAAGTGGCTGCGCCTGGGCTTCAAGGAACTCAAGCTGTCCGGTTACGACTCGCTGGTGCTGACCAGCAGCGGCGGCGACAAGCTGGTGTTCGAAGGCCGGCACTGGAACGAGCGCAGCTTCACCACCCGCGCCCTGCGCGGCGAATGCGTCGACATCAAGCCCTACTTCAGCCAGCCCGACAGCCGCGTTCAGCTCGACCGCTACGACTACAGCGCGGTGCCGCTGAACTTGGCCAGCGTGGTCGTGGCCGGCGCCGGCGACATCTGCGACACTAGCGGCAGCGCCTGCCAGGGCACCTCGGACCTGATCGTGTCGATCAACCCGACCGCGGTCTTCACCGCCGGCGACAACGCCTACAACAGCGGCACCCTGAGCGAGTTCAATAACCGCTACGCGCCGACCTGGGGCCGCTTCAAAGCCCTGACCAGCCCGTCGCCGGGCAATCACGAGTACTACACCAGCGGCGCCAGCGGCTATTTCGATTACTTCAACGGCGTCGGCAACCAGACCGGACCGGCCGGCGACCGCAGCAAGGGCTATTACAGCTGGGACGTCGGCGACTGGCACTTCATCGCCCTCAACACCATGACCGGCGGCACCGTGTCCTCGACCCAGATCAACTGGCTCAAGGCCGACCTGGCCGCCAACACCAAGCCCTGCACCGCGGCCTACTTCCATCATCCCTTGCTCAGCCGCGGAAGCTACAGCGGCTACAGCCAGGTCAAGCCGTTCTGGGACGCGCTGTATGCGGCCAAGGCCGACCTGGTGCTGGTCGGCCACGACCACAACTACCAGCGCTACGCCAAGATGAATCCCAGCCAGCAAGCGGCCGCCGACGGCATCCGCCAGGTGCTGGTCGGCACCGGCGGGCGCGCGTTCTACGACATCAGCGGCAGCCATTCCTTGCTGGAGGCGAGCAACGACAGCACCCACGGCGTACTCAAGCTGACCCTGACCGCGACCGGTTACACCGGCAACTTCGTGCCGCGCGCCGGCAGCAGCTACACCGATCAGTTCAGCGGCACCTGCAACAAGAACAGCACCCCGCCGTCGTCGTTGACGCTCAACGCGGTGCGCGACGTCACGGTCAAGTCCGGCGGCAGCCGGGTCAACACCTCGGTGCTGTACGCCGACGGCAGCGACGGCGGCCAGCAGTTGCGCGGCCTGATGGGCTGGAACGTCTCTTCCGCCGCCGGGCTGAACCTGCAGTCGGCGCAGCTCAAGCTGCAGGTCGTCGACCGCTCCACCGGCACTTACGACCTCTACCAGGTCGCCACGGCCTGGACCGAGAGCAACGCCACCTACAGCGGCGCCAGCCTCGGCAGCAAGCTCGGCTCCTTCGTGCCCAGCGCGACCGGCACGCAGTACCTCAACCTCAACGCCACCGGCCTGCAGTTGGTGAAGAACTGGGCCAATGGCAGCGTCGCCAACAACGGCGTGATCCTGGTGCCGGCGTCCGGCGTCAGCGACGGCGTCGACTGGTCTTCGCGCGAAGGCGCCAACGCGCCGCAACTGCTGCTGACCTACACGCCCTGA
- a CDS encoding alpha-L-fucosidase, with protein sequence MSSMPSLRAALIPVLIALACASPASAAAPASTVPRPDAAPPTESQAAFDARMRWWREARFGMFVHWGLYSGAAGRWNGAPVKGSAEWIQRNAHVPSDEYARQMLPLFKPKPGFAREWARLAKRAGARYLVFTSKHHEGYALHDSAVSEFDAQDTVGRDLVREVVQAARAEGLKVGLYHSVIDWHHPAYPYRDFARLEQPLPHPLEKTAPADDPDYDRRANLKTYQDFLQAQVRELIEHYGPIDVLWWDYSNPGAEGETWRASELMAMVRAAQPGIVMNNRLYRSLGYDDPQGSLRWFDRAHGDFTTPEQAVPAQGVAGVDWEACLTMNGTWGYSALDHDWKSSRELIRTLVDTASKGGNLLLNIGPLADGSVPAESVQRMQAIGDWLRRNGDSIYASRANPLQPVEWGRITASGDGRLFLHVFERPANGELRLRLPGTRRARLLDGGAALEVRRDGEDVLIALPPRLPDADDSVIELRAQADA encoded by the coding sequence ATGTCGTCGATGCCGTCCTTGCGCGCCGCGCTGATTCCCGTCCTGATCGCGCTGGCATGCGCGTCGCCCGCATCCGCCGCCGCACCGGCTTCGACCGTGCCGCGCCCGGACGCGGCGCCGCCCACCGAATCCCAGGCCGCGTTCGATGCGCGCATGCGCTGGTGGCGCGAGGCGCGCTTCGGCATGTTCGTGCATTGGGGCCTGTACTCCGGCGCCGCCGGCCGTTGGAACGGCGCGCCGGTCAAGGGATCGGCCGAATGGATCCAGCGCAATGCGCACGTGCCCAGCGACGAGTATGCGCGGCAGATGCTGCCGCTGTTCAAGCCCAAGCCCGGCTTCGCCCGCGAATGGGCGCGGTTGGCCAAGCGCGCCGGCGCGCGCTACCTGGTGTTCACCAGCAAGCATCACGAAGGCTATGCGCTGCACGACAGCGCGGTCAGCGAGTTCGACGCCCAGGACACGGTCGGCCGCGACCTGGTGCGCGAAGTGGTGCAGGCCGCACGCGCCGAGGGCCTCAAGGTCGGCCTGTATCACTCGGTGATCGACTGGCACCACCCGGCCTATCCCTATCGCGACTTCGCCCGCCTGGAGCAGCCGCTGCCGCATCCGCTGGAGAAGACCGCGCCGGCCGACGATCCGGATTACGACCGGCGCGCTAACCTGAAGACCTACCAGGATTTTCTGCAGGCGCAGGTGCGCGAACTGATCGAACACTACGGTCCGATCGACGTGCTGTGGTGGGACTACTCCAATCCCGGCGCCGAAGGCGAAACCTGGCGCGCGAGCGAGCTGATGGCGATGGTGCGCGCCGCCCAGCCCGGCATCGTCATGAACAATCGCCTGTACCGCTCGCTGGGCTACGACGATCCGCAGGGCAGCCTGCGCTGGTTCGACCGCGCGCACGGCGACTTCACCACGCCCGAACAGGCGGTGCCGGCGCAAGGCGTGGCCGGGGTGGACTGGGAAGCCTGCCTGACCATGAACGGCACCTGGGGCTATAGCGCGCTCGACCACGATTGGAAATCCAGCCGCGAGCTGATCCGCACCCTGGTCGACACCGCCAGCAAGGGCGGCAACCTGCTGCTCAACATCGGCCCGCTCGCCGACGGCAGCGTGCCGGCCGAAAGCGTGCAGCGGATGCAGGCGATCGGCGACTGGCTGCGCCGCAACGGCGATTCGATCTACGCCAGCCGGGCCAATCCGCTGCAGCCGGTGGAATGGGGACGCATCACCGCGAGCGGCGACGGCCGTCTGTTCCTGCACGTGTTCGAGCGTCCCGCCAACGGCGAACTGCGCCTGCGCCTGCCCGGCACGCGGCGCGCGCGCCTGCTCGACGGCGGCGCCGCGCTGGAGGTGCGCCGCGACGGCGAGGATGTGCTGATCGCCCTGCCGCCACGCCTGCCCGATGCCGACGACAGCGTGATCGAACTGCGCGCCCAGGCCGACGCCTGA
- a CDS encoding alpha-L-fucosidase produces MLLFAMDRRRFLLATSASALAATAPPLATASEAATAVARPRPTPQQLAWQREELSMFVHFTVNTFTDREWGEGDEDPRVFAPSDLDAGQWARAAKAGGFRSLILTAKHHDGFCLWPTATTEHCVRNSPWRGGRGDVVREFVDACRGEGLAVGFYLSPWDRNEPRYGRGRAYDDFYIAQLTELLTGYGPVHEVWFDGANGEGPNGKRQAYDWPRIHRTVRELQPQAIVFSDAGPDVRWIGNERGIAGHTCWSTVDPGRVPHAGFDRPWVGDALQQGDPYGTAWRPGESDVSIRPGWFWHAAEDAKVRTPEQLLALYFASVGRNSKLLLNVPPTRSGRFHDADVAALAGFARLREAVFGAGNWLAGARVRASGQARGHAPERVLEADPDTYWSAPRGARTGWIEFESAQDMEFDTLCLQEAIAHGQHIANYRIERWHEGRWQPFAWGTTIGHKRLERFDPLRARRVRLTIEHAYDTPRLSAFGLYRSAT; encoded by the coding sequence TTGCTCCTCTTCGCCATGGACCGTCGCCGCTTCCTGCTCGCCACTTCCGCCTCCGCGCTCGCCGCGACCGCACCGCCCCTGGCGACGGCGAGCGAAGCGGCCACGGCCGTCGCGCGCCCTCGTCCCACCCCGCAGCAACTGGCCTGGCAGCGCGAAGAGCTGTCGATGTTCGTGCACTTCACCGTCAATACCTTCACCGACCGCGAATGGGGCGAGGGCGACGAAGACCCGCGAGTGTTCGCGCCCAGCGACCTGGACGCCGGGCAATGGGCGCGCGCGGCCAAGGCCGGCGGCTTCCGCAGCCTGATCCTCACCGCCAAGCACCACGACGGCTTCTGCCTGTGGCCGACCGCGACCACCGAACACTGCGTGCGCAACAGCCCCTGGCGCGGCGGCCGCGGCGACGTGGTGCGCGAGTTCGTCGACGCCTGCCGCGGCGAAGGCCTGGCGGTCGGCTTCTACCTCTCGCCCTGGGACCGCAACGAGCCGCGCTACGGCCGCGGTCGCGCCTACGACGATTTCTACATCGCCCAGCTCACCGAACTGCTGACCGGCTATGGGCCGGTGCACGAGGTCTGGTTCGACGGCGCCAACGGCGAAGGCCCGAACGGCAAGCGCCAGGCCTACGACTGGCCGCGCATCCACCGCACGGTGCGCGAACTGCAGCCGCAGGCGATCGTGTTCTCCGACGCCGGGCCCGACGTGCGTTGGATCGGCAACGAGCGCGGCATCGCCGGCCACACCTGCTGGTCGACGGTCGACCCCGGGCGCGTACCGCACGCTGGTTTCGACCGGCCCTGGGTCGGCGACGCGCTGCAGCAGGGCGATCCTTACGGCACCGCCTGGCGACCGGGCGAGTCGGACGTATCGATCCGGCCGGGTTGGTTCTGGCATGCGGCCGAGGATGCCAAGGTGCGTACGCCGGAACAGTTGCTGGCGCTGTACTTCGCTTCGGTCGGACGCAACAGCAAGCTGTTGCTCAACGTGCCGCCGACCCGCAGCGGCCGTTTTCACGACGCCGACGTGGCCGCGTTGGCCGGCTTCGCCCGGCTGCGCGAGGCGGTATTCGGCGCCGGCAACTGGCTGGCCGGCGCGCGCGTCCGCGCCAGCGGCCAGGCCCGCGGGCACGCTCCCGAGCGCGTGCTGGAAGCCGACCCGGACACCTACTGGAGCGCGCCGCGCGGCGCGCGCACGGGCTGGATCGAATTCGAATCCGCGCAGGACATGGAGTTCGACACCTTGTGCCTGCAGGAAGCCATCGCCCATGGCCAGCACATCGCCAACTACCGCATCGAGCGCTGGCACGAAGGCCGTTGGCAGCCCTTCGCCTGGGGCACGACCATCGGCCACAAGCGCCTGGAGCGCTTCGATCCGCTGCGCGCGCGCCGCGTCCGCCTGACCATCGAGCACGCCTACGACACCCCGCGCCTGAGCGCGTTCGGGCTGTACCGCAGCGCGACTTGA
- a CDS encoding TerC family protein has protein sequence MQTIGSPMLWGVFLAFVVAALLVDLVLMRHGGPHKVTFKEAAWWSAGWIGLALVFNAGLWWYVSRESGAEVGKQIGLEFLTGYLVEKSLAVDNIFVFLMLFSYFAVPEEQRQRVLVIGILAAIALRTVLIFAGALLLAKFHWVLYVFGAFLVITGIKMLMAAGKAPDLERNPVLRWMRGHLRLTDDYHGDKLSILRDGKRWFTPLFAVIMLIGVTDVIFAVDSIPAIFAITSDPFIVLTSNVFAVLGLRAMFFLLQGMADRFHLLPYGLAIVLVFIGAKMLLIDVYKIPILVSLLGVALIIGSSVVASLVRPPKQLPGPR, from the coding sequence ATGCAAACCATCGGCAGCCCGATGCTCTGGGGCGTCTTTCTCGCCTTCGTCGTCGCCGCGCTGCTCGTCGATCTGGTGCTGATGCGCCATGGCGGGCCGCACAAAGTCACGTTCAAGGAAGCCGCCTGGTGGAGCGCGGGCTGGATCGGCCTGGCCTTGGTGTTCAATGCCGGGTTGTGGTGGTACGTCAGCCGGGAGTCCGGCGCTGAAGTAGGCAAGCAGATCGGGCTTGAGTTTCTCACCGGCTACTTGGTCGAGAAATCGCTCGCGGTCGACAACATCTTCGTGTTCCTGATGCTGTTCTCCTACTTCGCCGTGCCCGAGGAGCAGCGCCAGCGCGTGCTGGTGATCGGCATCCTCGCCGCGATCGCGTTGCGCACCGTGCTGATCTTCGCCGGCGCCCTGCTGCTGGCCAAGTTCCATTGGGTGCTGTACGTGTTCGGCGCGTTCCTGGTGATCACCGGCATCAAGATGCTGATGGCCGCGGGCAAGGCGCCCGACCTGGAACGCAACCCGGTGCTGCGCTGGATGCGCGGCCACCTGCGCCTGACCGACGACTACCACGGCGACAAGCTGTCGATCCTGCGCGACGGCAAGCGCTGGTTCACCCCGCTGTTCGCGGTGATCATGCTGATCGGCGTCACCGACGTGATTTTCGCGGTCGACTCGATTCCGGCGATCTTCGCCATCACCTCCGATCCCTTCATCGTCCTGACCTCGAACGTGTTCGCGGTGCTCGGCCTGCGCGCGATGTTCTTCCTGCTGCAGGGCATGGCCGACCGCTTCCACCTGCTGCCCTACGGCCTGGCGATCGTGCTGGTCTTCATCGGCGCGAAGATGCTGCTGATCGACGTGTACAAGATCCCGATCCTGGTTTCGCTGCTGGGCGTGGCGCTGATCATCGGCAGCTCGGTGGTGGCCAGCCTGGTGCGGCCGCCGAAGCAGTTGCCGGGCCCGCGCTGA
- a CDS encoding DNA alkylation repair protein, which produces MAKTATKPTPARSVLQPAGGERTARKAAQAAFAAQPLPQRLALALDVLRAAGSAHNRAGMARFGIPSERAFGVPMGQIQALAKRLGRDRALAAALWDSGWHEARLLAAYLDDPAALTSAQMDRLAREFDNWALCDTVCSKLFQPSPLAWGKIAQWAPRRDEFVRRAAFALLAAKAVHDQTAGDEAFLHGLALVEAQAGDARNLVKKAVNWALRQTGKRNPRLRDAAIAVATRLAQSADPAPRWIGKDALRELRSEAVARRVAAKG; this is translated from the coding sequence ATGGCCAAGACCGCGACCAAGCCAACTCCCGCGCGCAGCGTCCTCCAGCCGGCAGGCGGCGAGCGAACCGCGCGCAAGGCCGCGCAGGCCGCGTTCGCCGCGCAGCCCTTGCCGCAACGGCTGGCGCTGGCGCTCGACGTGTTGCGCGCGGCCGGCAGCGCCCACAACCGCGCCGGCATGGCGCGGTTCGGGATTCCCAGCGAGCGCGCCTTCGGCGTACCGATGGGGCAGATCCAGGCCCTGGCCAAACGCCTGGGCCGCGATCGAGCGCTCGCCGCGGCGCTGTGGGACAGCGGCTGGCACGAGGCGCGACTGCTGGCGGCCTATCTCGACGATCCCGCCGCGCTGACCTCGGCGCAGATGGACCGCCTCGCGCGCGAATTCGACAACTGGGCGCTGTGCGACACCGTCTGCTCCAAGCTGTTCCAGCCCAGTCCGTTGGCCTGGGGCAAGATCGCGCAATGGGCGCCGCGCCGGGACGAGTTCGTGCGCCGCGCCGCATTCGCCCTGCTCGCGGCCAAGGCCGTGCACGACCAGACCGCAGGCGACGAGGCCTTCCTGCACGGACTCGCCCTGGTCGAGGCGCAGGCCGGCGACGCCCGCAACCTGGTCAAGAAGGCGGTCAACTGGGCGTTGCGCCAGACCGGCAAGCGCAACCCCAGGCTGCGCGACGCGGCGATCGCGGTCGCGACGCGGCTGGCGCAATCGGCCGACCCCGCGCCGCGCTGGATCGGC